A single window of Nocardia sp. NBC_01327 DNA harbors:
- a CDS encoding alpha/beta hydrolase, producing the protein MTYEFDPELAPMLALLPDQSSGNRSLTEVREQLAEYTANAGEIDLSGVRIRELSVAGPADAPDIALRTITPDARRSSGAVYYIHGGRYTVGFASMRDDANVVLARNLGVVVIAVEYRLAPENPFPAGLEETAMPDCCGSRRTLTHWASIRKTLRFKEIAQAADCVPPSPC; encoded by the coding sequence ATGACATACGAATTCGATCCTGAGCTTGCGCCGATGCTTGCTCTGCTACCGGATCAGAGTTCCGGAAACCGGTCTCTCACAGAGGTTCGAGAACAACTTGCCGAGTACACGGCAAATGCGGGAGAAATAGATCTCTCCGGGGTTCGGATCCGCGAACTGTCGGTTGCCGGACCTGCTGATGCGCCGGACATCGCCCTGCGGACCATTACTCCCGACGCGCGGCGAAGTTCGGGCGCCGTCTACTACATTCACGGCGGCCGGTACACCGTCGGATTCGCTTCGATGCGTGACGACGCCAATGTTGTCCTGGCTCGAAATCTGGGCGTTGTCGTGATCGCGGTGGAGTATCGACTTGCTCCGGAGAACCCGTTTCCCGCAGGTCTGGAAGAGACTGCTATGCCGGACTGCTGTGGGTCACGAAGAACGCTGACGCATTGGGCATCGATCCGGAAAACATTGCGATTCAAGGAGATAGCGCAGGCGGCGGACTGTGTTCCGCCCTCGCCCTGCTGA
- a CDS encoding alpha/beta hydrolase fold domain-containing protein, translating into MGIDPENIAIQGDSAGGGLCSALALLTRDRGGPSPVFQYLGVPEIDDRMITKSMRTFTDTPILNRAAVEESWDAYLGKGIRGTDAVPPYAAPARAVDLSGLPPTYISVMQFDPLRDENIAYAQALLDAGVSVELHLFPGTFHGSGLVKNAAVSQREVHEAQIVLGRALGVPGVQ; encoded by the coding sequence TTGGGCATCGATCCGGAAAACATTGCGATTCAAGGAGATAGCGCAGGCGGCGGACTGTGTTCCGCCCTCGCCCTGCTGACACGCGATCGGGGCGGCCCCTCCCCGGTGTTCCAATATCTCGGCGTGCCGGAGATCGACGACCGAATGATCACCAAGAGTATGCGGACCTTCACCGACACCCCGATCCTGAATCGCGCGGCTGTCGAGGAGAGCTGGGATGCCTACCTCGGTAAGGGCATCCGGGGTACCGACGCCGTGCCGCCGTACGCCGCGCCGGCTCGGGCCGTCGATCTGTCAGGCCTGCCTCCCACCTATATCTCGGTCATGCAATTCGACCCGCTGCGCGACGAGAACATCGCCTATGCGCAAGCGTTGCTCGACGCCGGGGTATCGGTTGAGCTGCATCTCTTTCCGGGCACCTTCCACGGATCCGGTCTCGTGAAGAACGCGGCGGTGAGTCAGCGTGAGGTCCACGAGGCGCAGATCGTCTTGGGGCGGGCACTCGGCGTCCCTGGAGTGCAGTGA
- a CDS encoding Lrp/AsnC family transcriptional regulator yields MQDSASTLDELDLMLINCLEIAPRATWQRIGAALDVDPVTVARRWQRLSAARAAWVGGRATGVPDACQAIVLVSCANGAVNATAQRLARWPHVLSVEHISGDHDLSLLINVPGLVALSRLLLESLSAVPGVAATSTMLVTRVYRMGDQWQLNALDAAQRSRLMDGVRPWPVRPPPTRPLDAVDRTLILRLGQDGRTPLAELANETCLSISTIRRRLDRMITDGQLVLRCDLALSLSSWPVGMWLWARADPNDRATVEALLRVPGARVCMRVSGGEPNLAVGFSLQTMHEVLVVESRLSAEAPRLTILGTSIVLRFIKRMGRVLDSAGRSAETVPMAIWTDPDDLSHGHE; encoded by the coding sequence ATGCAGGATTCTGCCAGCACGCTGGACGAGCTGGATCTGATGCTGATCAACTGCCTCGAGATCGCTCCGCGTGCCACCTGGCAACGAATCGGCGCGGCGCTGGACGTCGACCCCGTCACGGTGGCGCGGCGCTGGCAACGGCTCAGCGCCGCCAGGGCGGCCTGGGTCGGCGGCCGCGCCACCGGTGTGCCGGACGCCTGTCAGGCCATCGTCCTGGTCAGCTGCGCCAACGGGGCGGTGAACGCCACCGCGCAGCGGCTGGCCCGCTGGCCGCACGTCCTCAGTGTCGAGCACATCAGCGGCGATCACGATCTCTCGCTGCTGATCAATGTGCCTGGGCTGGTGGCACTCTCGCGGCTGTTGCTGGAATCGCTGTCGGCGGTGCCCGGGGTGGCCGCGACCAGCACGATGCTGGTGACGCGGGTGTACCGGATGGGCGACCAATGGCAGCTGAACGCACTGGACGCCGCGCAGCGGTCCCGTCTGATGGACGGTGTGCGGCCGTGGCCCGTGCGCCCACCGCCGACACGGCCGCTCGATGCCGTCGATCGCACCCTGATCCTCCGATTGGGGCAGGATGGCCGCACCCCGCTGGCCGAGCTGGCGAACGAAACCTGCCTGAGTATCAGCACAATTCGCCGACGGCTCGACCGTATGATCACCGACGGGCAGCTGGTGCTGCGCTGCGATCTGGCTCTGTCGCTGTCGAGCTGGCCGGTGGGCATGTGGCTGTGGGCGCGGGCCGATCCGAACGACCGGGCGACCGTCGAGGCGTTGCTCCGAGTGCCGGGGGCCCGCGTGTGCATGCGGGTCTCCGGCGGCGAGCCGAATCTCGCCGTCGGATTCTCACTGCAGACCATGCACGAGGTGCTCGTGGTCGAGTCGCGGCTCTCGGCCGAGGCACCGCGACTGACGATCCTCGGCACATCGATCGTGCTGCGTTTCATCAAACGCATGGGGCGCGTGCTGGATTCGGCCGGACGCAGCGCGGAGACGGTCCCGATGGCAATCTGGACCGACCCCGACGACCTATCGCATGGTCATGAATGA
- a CDS encoding antibiotic biosynthesis monooxygenase, whose amino-acid sequence MTAAIVVQYRTRADSAEHNQRLAERVVEELNARDPGGLRYQVFRLEDGVGFVHIAVFDGTADPFGDSCAFAAFHAEFPARLVGPATVLRAAVVGTYGIE is encoded by the coding sequence ATGACCGCAGCGATCGTGGTGCAGTACCGAACCAGGGCCGATTCCGCGGAACACAATCAACGGCTTGCCGAGCGGGTTGTCGAGGAGCTCAACGCACGAGATCCGGGCGGATTGCGCTATCAGGTTTTCCGGCTCGAGGACGGTGTGGGATTCGTGCACATCGCCGTATTCGACGGCACGGCAGACCCATTCGGGGATTCGTGCGCCTTCGCGGCGTTTCATGCGGAGTTTCCCGCCCGCCTGGTCGGACCCGCGACGGTGCTGCGGGCGGCCGTTGTCGGCACCTACGGAATCGAATGA
- a CDS encoding DUF6529 family protein, whose amino-acid sequence MKSTVSGPAGVVPNTAVRQLIAVAVLLTGAAIAVTLGVLGTHFGPVPRPLPTWGFSAPQTFKAYLSSLVLVFILAQLLTAVWIYRWHAGRWVHRYHRIAGALTFTASLPVGYYCLYSFGFHLDDGIPPRILVHSIAGIAFYGAFAAKMLALRLRNAPAWLVPVLGALVFGTFVLAWSAAALWWFHTVGFSR is encoded by the coding sequence ATGAAGTCGACCGTATCGGGCCCGGCGGGCGTCGTGCCGAATACCGCTGTCCGGCAACTGATCGCGGTGGCCGTGCTGCTGACCGGCGCCGCGATCGCGGTGACGCTCGGAGTGCTCGGCACCCACTTCGGGCCCGTCCCGCGGCCACTGCCCACCTGGGGCTTCTCCGCGCCGCAAACCTTCAAGGCATATCTGAGCAGCCTGGTCCTGGTCTTCATCCTGGCCCAATTGCTCACGGCCGTATGGATTTACCGGTGGCACGCGGGCCGCTGGGTCCATCGCTACCACCGCATCGCCGGTGCGCTCACCTTCACCGCAAGCCTCCCGGTGGGCTACTACTGCCTCTACAGCTTCGGCTTCCACCTGGACGACGGCATCCCACCGCGCATCCTGGTGCACTCGATCGCCGGCATCGCCTTCTACGGCGCGTTCGCCGCCAAGATGCTGGCATTGCGCCTGCGCAACGCACCCGCCTGGCTGGTGCCGGTCCTGGGCGCCCTCGTCTTCGGAACCTTCGTCCTCGCCTGGTCGGCGGCGGCCCTGTGGTGGTTCCACACCGTCGGCTTCTCCCGCTGA
- a CDS encoding cupredoxin domain-containing protein: MPASVLAVLLIGASPAHADPLPIVQLGFHNGYCSTTEVGVPANTPFDIDIDTTFQFTDTSQFRIPALGIRVILPSAYFNPHTRVEIGPQPPGPIPFELETPWVSGSAGKGCFGTIQVW, translated from the coding sequence GTGCCGGCGAGCGTTCTCGCCGTGCTGCTGATCGGAGCGTCGCCCGCGCACGCGGACCCGCTACCGATCGTGCAGCTCGGGTTCCACAACGGCTACTGCTCGACGACCGAGGTCGGGGTGCCCGCGAATACCCCGTTCGATATCGATATCGACACCACGTTCCAGTTCACCGACACGTCCCAGTTCCGGATTCCCGCGCTGGGCATTCGGGTGATCCTGCCGAGCGCGTACTTCAACCCGCACACCCGGGTCGAGATCGGCCCGCAGCCCCCGGGCCCGATTCCCTTCGAGCTCGAGACGCCCTGGGTGTCGGGGAGTGCGGGCAAGGGCTGCTTCGGGACCATCCAGGTCTGGTGA
- the acs gene encoding acetate--CoA ligase: MTTNGSEPDVAEVYPPNAEFAATANAGPELYAAAAADRLAFWADQAQRLHWHQKWTEVLDWSDAPVAKWFTGGELNVAYNCVDRHVFAGNGDRVAIHFEGEPGDSRDITYRDLLAEVCRAANTFTDLGLVPGDRVAIYMPMIPEAIVTMLACARLGLTHSVVFAGFAATALRSRIDDAEAKLVVTVDGQWRRGRAVPLKPAVDEAVEGAESVRNVLLVKRSGVDVDLTEGRDLWWHETVEKASAEHVAQPFDAEHPLFILYTSGTTGKPKGIVHTSGGYLTQVSSTHHSVFDHTAGRDVYWCTADIGWITGHSYIVYGPLSNGVTQVVYEGTPNFPDEHRHFRIIEKYGVSLYYTAPTLVRTFMKWGRDIPDAHDLTSLRLLGSVGEPINPEAWRWFRDVLGGGRTPIVDTWWQTETGAIMISPLPGVTATKPGSAMAPLPGISVRIVDGDAMPVGPGGSGYLVLDQPWPSMLRGIWGDMDRFRETYWSRYAEEGWYFAGDGAKYDEDGALWVLGRVDDVMNVSGHRISTFEVESALAGHHAIAEAAVVGAADEMTGQSIVAFVILREGAENSGQALIAELRAQVSAELSPIAKPQQITVVPELPKTRSGKIMRRLLRDIAEGRDLGDTSALVDPKVLDAVRGR, encoded by the coding sequence ATGACCACCAATGGATCCGAACCCGATGTCGCAGAGGTATATCCGCCGAACGCCGAGTTCGCCGCGACCGCCAATGCGGGACCGGAATTGTATGCCGCCGCGGCCGCCGATCGCCTGGCGTTCTGGGCAGATCAGGCGCAGCGCCTGCACTGGCACCAGAAGTGGACCGAGGTCCTCGACTGGTCGGACGCGCCTGTCGCGAAATGGTTCACCGGCGGCGAGTTGAATGTCGCGTACAACTGCGTCGACCGGCACGTGTTCGCCGGTAACGGAGATCGCGTCGCGATCCATTTCGAGGGGGAGCCGGGCGACAGCCGCGACATCACCTACCGCGACCTGCTCGCCGAAGTCTGCCGGGCGGCAAACACTTTCACCGATCTCGGCCTCGTCCCCGGGGACCGCGTGGCCATCTACATGCCGATGATCCCCGAGGCGATCGTGACGATGCTCGCATGCGCGCGCCTGGGTCTGACCCATTCGGTGGTGTTCGCCGGGTTCGCCGCGACCGCGCTGCGCTCACGTATCGACGACGCCGAGGCCAAGCTCGTGGTCACCGTCGACGGTCAGTGGCGGCGCGGCCGGGCGGTCCCGCTCAAGCCTGCCGTGGACGAGGCGGTCGAAGGCGCGGAGTCGGTGCGAAATGTGTTGCTGGTCAAGCGGTCCGGCGTCGATGTCGACCTCACCGAAGGCCGGGACCTGTGGTGGCACGAGACCGTCGAGAAAGCGTCCGCCGAGCATGTGGCGCAGCCGTTCGACGCCGAGCATCCGCTGTTCATCCTGTATACGTCGGGCACCACCGGTAAGCCCAAGGGCATTGTCCACACCTCCGGCGGGTACCTGACGCAGGTGTCGTCCACGCACCACAGCGTTTTCGACCACACTGCCGGTCGAGACGTGTACTGGTGCACCGCGGATATCGGCTGGATCACCGGCCACAGCTATATCGTGTACGGCCCCTTGTCGAATGGCGTCACCCAGGTGGTCTACGAGGGCACGCCCAACTTTCCCGACGAGCATCGCCACTTCCGGATCATCGAGAAGTACGGCGTCTCCCTCTACTACACCGCACCCACGCTGGTGCGCACCTTCATGAAGTGGGGGCGCGATATCCCCGACGCGCACGACCTGACGTCGCTTCGACTGCTCGGCTCGGTCGGCGAACCGATCAATCCCGAGGCATGGCGCTGGTTCCGTGACGTCCTGGGAGGCGGCCGGACCCCGATCGTGGACACGTGGTGGCAGACGGAGACCGGCGCGATCATGATCTCGCCGCTGCCCGGCGTCACCGCCACCAAACCCGGATCCGCGATGGCGCCGCTGCCCGGCATCTCGGTGCGGATCGTCGACGGCGACGCCATGCCCGTCGGTCCCGGCGGCAGCGGCTATCTGGTTCTCGACCAGCCGTGGCCGTCGATGCTGCGCGGTATCTGGGGCGATATGGACCGCTTTCGCGAGACCTACTGGTCCCGCTATGCGGAGGAGGGCTGGTACTTCGCCGGCGACGGCGCCAAGTACGACGAGGACGGCGCGCTGTGGGTTCTCGGACGTGTCGATGACGTCATGAACGTCTCCGGGCACCGGATCTCCACCTTCGAGGTCGAATCCGCACTCGCCGGACACCACGCCATCGCCGAGGCCGCCGTGGTCGGCGCCGCGGACGAGATGACCGGTCAGAGCATCGTCGCGTTCGTGATCCTGCGCGAAGGCGCCGAGAACAGCGGTCAGGCGCTGATCGCGGAACTGCGGGCACAGGTCTCCGCCGAGCTCTCGCCGATCGCGAAGCCGCAGCAGATCACCGTTGTGCCGGAGCTGCCCAAGACCCGCTCGGGCAAGATCATGCGGCGTCTCCTGCGTGACATCGCCGAAGGCCGCGATCTCGGCGATACCTCGGCCCTGGTCGATCCCAAGGTGCTCGACGCGGTTCGGGGTCGGTGA
- a CDS encoding M20 metallopeptidase family protein — protein sequence MRTSQKRLVLHHDLVRLRRELHADPEVGLRLPRTRQRVLDALAGLPLEITLGRDIGSVTAVLRGGRPGPSVLLRGDMDALPVAERTGLDYASGNGAMHACGHDLHTAMLVGAARLLSARRHGLTGDVVFMFQPGEEGEDGAAKMIAEGALEAAGSLPVAAYAMHVMSARFPHGIFTTRRGPLMAGADLLSVTVHGTGGHGSAPHLVRDPIPAAAAVVGALPGLLTRTVDPADTAVLTIGSMHAGAAGNVIPERAELLGTLRWHDVRTRDALREGFSEVCRAIARAHGVTADPGVVEYLDVTANDPDEADFVARVAAEVHGAQRYRDLPQPLCAGEDFCRVLDRVPGAMILLGACPPERDPAHAFDNHSPYAVFDDSVLTDGALLHAEIAARRLAAAARLTADAHTA from the coding sequence ATGCGAACATCACAGAAAAGGCTTGTGCTCCACCATGATCTGGTCCGGCTGCGCCGCGAGCTGCATGCCGACCCGGAGGTCGGACTGCGATTGCCCCGCACCAGGCAGCGGGTGCTCGACGCGCTCGCCGGGCTGCCACTCGAGATCACCCTCGGCCGCGATATCGGATCGGTGACCGCCGTGCTCCGCGGCGGCCGGCCGGGACCCTCGGTACTGCTGCGGGGCGATATGGACGCACTGCCCGTGGCGGAACGCACCGGGCTCGACTACGCCTCGGGCAATGGCGCGATGCATGCCTGCGGGCACGATCTGCACACCGCGATGCTGGTCGGCGCCGCCCGGCTGCTCAGTGCGCGACGGCATGGGCTCACCGGCGATGTGGTCTTCATGTTCCAACCCGGCGAAGAGGGCGAGGACGGCGCGGCGAAGATGATCGCCGAGGGCGCGCTGGAGGCGGCCGGGTCGCTCCCGGTGGCGGCCTATGCGATGCACGTCATGTCGGCGCGATTCCCGCACGGCATCTTCACCACCCGCAGGGGACCCCTGATGGCAGGCGCCGACCTGCTGTCGGTGACCGTGCACGGCACCGGCGGGCACGGCTCGGCCCCGCACCTGGTCCGGGATCCGATCCCCGCCGCGGCGGCCGTGGTCGGTGCGCTGCCGGGTCTTCTCACCCGGACCGTCGACCCGGCCGATACGGCGGTGCTCACCATCGGAAGCATGCACGCGGGCGCCGCCGGGAACGTCATTCCGGAGCGCGCTGAACTGCTCGGCACGCTGCGCTGGCACGATGTGCGCACCCGCGACGCGCTGCGGGAGGGTTTCTCCGAAGTGTGCCGCGCGATCGCCCGAGCACACGGTGTGACCGCGGATCCGGGTGTGGTCGAGTACCTGGACGTGACGGCCAATGACCCGGACGAGGCCGATTTCGTCGCGAGGGTGGCGGCCGAGGTGCACGGGGCGCAGCGGTATCGCGATCTGCCGCAACCACTCTGCGCCGGAGAGGACTTCTGCCGGGTCCTCGACCGGGTACCGGGAGCGATGATCCTGCTCGGTGCGTGCCCACCGGAACGAGATCCCGCCCACGCCTTCGACAATCATTCGCCCTACGCGGTTTTCGACGATTCGGTGCTCACCGACGGCGCGCTGCTGCATGCCGAGATCGCCGCCCGCAGACTGGCCGCCGCCGCTCGGCTGACCGCCGACGCCCACACCGCATAG
- a CDS encoding SDR family NAD(P)-dependent oxidoreductase, with the protein MGRERFAGKTAIVTGAGRGIGRDTALLLAREGARVVVNDLGGEPDGTGNNRSVAQAVVEEIRAAGGEAVAETSSVDSMAGGKAVVDAAMDAFGRIDILVNNAGIIRPTRIDQMSEEDFDLVLAVNLKGYFATVRHAAPHLMARGGSIVNLSSPSGIGHYGMGNYSAAKEGVVGFSRTVARDLGEFGVRSNVIRPITANSNMATPENMASLSYAVEALGIPPLANMWMDGGGAPFAVDPHSAHAAAAIGWLCTEEAHSINGRELFIAGCHIAFYQEPELIRSRFHQAGWDLDSLCLPGTTTALTWDQRNLFDGSARVEHEPIVKSR; encoded by the coding sequence ATGGGCCGAGAACGCTTTGCAGGAAAGACCGCCATCGTCACGGGAGCGGGTCGGGGAATAGGGCGGGATACAGCGCTGCTATTGGCGCGCGAAGGCGCCCGGGTCGTGGTGAACGATCTCGGCGGCGAACCGGACGGCACGGGAAACAATCGGTCGGTGGCGCAGGCCGTGGTCGAGGAAATCCGCGCTGCGGGCGGCGAAGCCGTCGCCGAGACGTCGAGCGTCGACAGCATGGCCGGCGGTAAAGCCGTGGTAGACGCGGCCATGGACGCGTTCGGGCGGATCGATATCCTCGTCAACAACGCCGGCATCATTCGCCCGACGCGGATCGACCAGATGAGTGAAGAAGACTTCGATTTGGTGCTGGCGGTCAATCTCAAGGGCTACTTCGCTACCGTGCGCCACGCCGCTCCGCATCTGATGGCGCGGGGCGGCTCGATCGTGAATCTTTCGTCTCCGTCCGGAATCGGGCACTACGGCATGGGCAATTATTCCGCCGCGAAGGAGGGCGTCGTCGGATTCTCACGCACGGTGGCACGCGATCTCGGCGAGTTCGGCGTACGCAGCAATGTAATTCGCCCGATTACCGCAAACAGCAATATGGCGACGCCGGAGAATATGGCGAGCCTGAGCTACGCGGTGGAAGCCCTGGGGATACCTCCACTGGCAAATATGTGGATGGACGGTGGGGGCGCACCGTTCGCCGTGGACCCGCATTCCGCGCACGCCGCTGCCGCGATCGGCTGGCTCTGCACGGAGGAGGCGCACTCGATCAATGGTCGCGAGCTCTTCATCGCGGGCTGTCACATCGCGTTCTACCAGGAGCCCGAGCTGATTCGCTCTCGGTTTCACCAGGCGGGCTGGGATCTCGATTCGCTGTGCCTCCCCGGAACGACCACAGCCCTCACCTGGGACCAGCGAAATCTCTTCGACGGATCGGCCAGGGTCGAGCACGAGCCCATCGTGAAATCTCGATGA
- a CDS encoding MFS transporter, with protein MRSMQTALDSGTEQAVRSRYRVLALACAAMFITVVDLTIVNVSLPRMALDLGLGEDALQWVVIGYSVPFGGLLLLAGRVGDMLGRRRVLLAGLMIFTLASLLAGLSTSTTMLIASRAAQGVGAALIAPSALAVVADTFPEGRERNGALGIYGALGGAAASVGVLAGGFLTDGPGWQWVFFVNVPIGAVLVAATVVLLRGHRIVRRGASFEPRSALAVTGGSMLGLYALNRGVVDGWTSATTLALAAAAIATLMVFVWSESRSRSPLIPPSLLANRPVVQANLAAATGYGSFFAFIFLTTLLMQQQLHYSPTKTGVVWLLTSGTGFVFAGLTGAVLAKRFGPRRLIGLASILMVVSALGLMVIPQHPHFAVSLLPTLVIAGVAVGLFAPSVQIAALTEVSDTDFGAASGLMETSREFGGSVVIASASTVLLGAHADFLHGVHGGYAVIAVAAALGVIVAIPRPRQRRPRTQRAATTTMGGSHEHGH; from the coding sequence ATGAGAAGCATGCAAACGGCATTGGACTCCGGAACGGAGCAGGCGGTGCGCAGCCGCTACCGGGTGTTGGCGCTGGCGTGCGCCGCCATGTTCATCACGGTGGTCGACCTGACGATCGTCAATGTGTCGCTGCCGAGGATGGCCCTGGACCTCGGGCTCGGTGAGGACGCCCTGCAGTGGGTCGTCATCGGGTACAGCGTGCCGTTCGGCGGCCTGCTGCTGCTGGCCGGGCGGGTCGGCGACATGCTCGGGCGGCGGCGCGTCCTCCTGGCCGGCCTGATGATCTTCACGCTGGCGTCGCTGCTCGCCGGATTATCCACCAGCACAACGATGTTGATCGCATCCCGTGCGGCTCAGGGGGTCGGGGCAGCACTGATCGCGCCGTCGGCGCTCGCGGTCGTCGCGGACACCTTCCCGGAGGGAAGGGAACGCAACGGCGCTCTCGGAATCTATGGCGCGCTCGGCGGCGCGGCCGCCTCGGTGGGCGTGCTGGCCGGCGGCTTCCTGACCGATGGTCCCGGCTGGCAGTGGGTCTTCTTCGTCAATGTGCCGATCGGCGCGGTGCTGGTGGCGGCCACCGTGGTGTTGCTGCGCGGCCACCGAATCGTCCGTCGCGGAGCCAGTTTCGAGCCGCGCAGCGCCCTGGCGGTGACGGGCGGATCGATGCTGGGCCTGTATGCGCTGAACCGGGGCGTGGTGGACGGGTGGACCTCGGCGACAACACTCGCGCTCGCCGCTGCGGCGATCGCGACACTGATGGTGTTCGTCTGGTCGGAATCGCGCAGCCGAAGTCCGCTCATCCCACCGTCGCTGCTGGCGAACCGGCCGGTAGTGCAGGCGAATCTGGCGGCGGCCACCGGTTACGGCAGCTTCTTCGCCTTCATCTTCCTGACGACCCTGCTGATGCAGCAGCAACTGCACTACTCACCGACGAAGACCGGCGTGGTGTGGCTGCTGACCTCGGGCACCGGATTCGTATTCGCGGGCCTGACCGGCGCAGTCCTGGCAAAACGCTTCGGTCCCCGCCGGTTGATCGGGCTGGCGTCGATATTGATGGTGGTCAGCGCCCTGGGGCTGATGGTCATTCCGCAGCATCCGCATTTCGCCGTTTCCCTACTGCCCACGTTGGTGATCGCCGGTGTGGCCGTCGGCCTGTTCGCGCCGTCGGTGCAGATCGCGGCCCTCACCGAGGTGTCCGATACCGATTTCGGTGCGGCTTCGGGTCTCATGGAGACCTCGCGCGAGTTCGGTGGTTCGGTGGTGATCGCCTCGGCGTCCACCGTCCTGTTGGGCGCGCACGCCGACTTCCTGCACGGCGTGCACGGCGGATATGCGGTCATCGCCGTCGCCGCGGCTCTGGGCGTCATTGTCGCCATCCCGCGCCCACGGCAGCGCCGACCTCGGACACAGCGTGCGGCTACGACCACAATGGGAGGCAGCCATGAACACGGACATTGA
- a CDS encoding sigma-70 family RNA polymerase sigma factor, whose product MNTDIEDRSRDEDFARSAEPLRRELIGYCYRMLGSLHDAEEVVQQVYLDAWRSYDRFEGRSSLRTWMYRIATRASLRALERARYRPLPSGLGPPGTDAGVRGPEVHWLAPFPDRLITSDPASVVITRQSTRLALVAALQTLPARQRAVLILRDVLEWHATEVAVALEMTVAAVNSALQRARAQLPVTEEGLTEPTQARQRELLDRYAAAFENADVRGLVAALTDDVTWEMPPDPLWFADRATTVAFLGSRMRELGAALVQPMSANGQPALALYIRDTTGDWRAHAIHVLTVVPEGISRVAAFLDPALFPAFGLPDRLPPDRSHS is encoded by the coding sequence ATGAACACGGACATTGAGGATCGCTCGCGTGACGAGGACTTCGCCCGGTCGGCCGAGCCGCTGCGGCGTGAGTTGATCGGCTACTGCTACCGGATGCTCGGCTCACTGCACGATGCCGAGGAAGTGGTCCAGCAGGTCTACCTCGATGCATGGCGGTCCTACGACCGTTTCGAAGGCCGTTCGTCATTGCGCACCTGGATGTATCGGATTGCCACGAGGGCCTCGCTCCGGGCGCTGGAACGCGCCAGATATCGCCCGCTGCCGTCGGGTCTGGGGCCACCGGGCACCGATGCGGGCGTGCGCGGCCCGGAGGTGCACTGGCTGGCACCGTTCCCCGACCGGCTGATCACGTCCGACCCGGCCTCGGTGGTGATAACGCGACAGAGCACCCGCCTGGCGCTGGTGGCGGCGCTGCAGACCCTGCCTGCCCGGCAGCGGGCCGTGCTCATACTCCGTGACGTACTCGAGTGGCACGCAACGGAAGTCGCGGTCGCGCTCGAGATGACCGTGGCCGCGGTCAACAGCGCGCTGCAGCGCGCCCGCGCCCAATTACCCGTCACCGAAGAAGGTTTGACCGAACCGACCCAGGCTCGGCAGCGAGAGCTGCTCGACCGATACGCGGCCGCGTTCGAGAACGCGGATGTCCGAGGGCTAGTGGCAGCGCTCACCGACGACGTCACCTGGGAGATGCCGCCGGACCCGCTCTGGTTCGCGGACCGGGCGACCACGGTGGCCTTTCTCGGAAGCCGGATGCGGGAACTGGGCGCCGCCCTGGTTCAGCCGATGTCGGCGAACGGACAGCCGGCCCTCGCCCTGTACATCCGCGACACCACCGGAGACTGGCGCGCTCACGCCATTCACGTGCTGACCGTTGTCCCCGAAGGAATCTCCCGCGTCGCCGCCTTCCTGGATCCGGCCCTGTTCCCAGCGTTCGGCCTTCCCGACCGGCTCCCTCCGGATCGGAGTCATTCATGA
- a CDS encoding three-helix bundle dimerization domain-containing protein, with product MSASEEERQISELVGRLADKFPHLAERVVGEEVRGIHREFNGHRVREFIPLLVERIAERQLSRRVSYSSAIGNPLAAAGDPLWDRVQPVSPVRIRG from the coding sequence ATGAGCGCATCCGAAGAGGAGCGGCAGATCAGTGAGCTCGTCGGCCGGCTGGCCGACAAATTCCCTCATCTGGCGGAGCGGGTGGTCGGTGAGGAAGTGCGCGGGATACACCGCGAATTCAACGGTCATCGGGTTCGGGAATTCATACCGCTGCTGGTGGAGCGGATTGCGGAGCGGCAGTTGAGCCGGCGGGTGTCCTACAGCTCGGCCATCGGCAACCCGCTCGCCGCGGCGGGTGACCCGCTATGGGATCGGGTGCAACCAGTATCTCCGGTTCGCATTCGAGGGTGA